One Spinacia oleracea cultivar Varoflay chromosome 4, BTI_SOV_V1, whole genome shotgun sequence DNA segment encodes these proteins:
- the LOC110794682 gene encoding NADH dehydrogenase [ubiquinone] flavoprotein 1, mitochondrial, producing MAPLRGILNLQRIGKIQRHCDIWGAGYSRLFSTQAASTSSTPQPPPPPPPERTHFGGLKDEDRIFTNLYGLHSPFLEGAMKRGDWHRTKDLVVKGADWIVNEMKKSGLRGRGGAGFPSGLKWSFMPKVSDGRPSYLVVNADESEPGTCKDREIMRHDPHKLLEGCLIAGVGMRASAAYIYIRGEYVNERLNLQKAREEAYKAGLLGKNACGSGYDFDVYIHYGAGAYICGEETALLESLEGKQGKPRLKPPFPANSGLYGCPTTVTNVETVAVSPTILRRGPEWFASFGRKNNAGTKLFCISGHVNKPCTVEEEMSISLKELIERHCGGVRGGWDNLLAVIPGGSSVPLLPKPICDDVLMDFDALKAVQSGLGTAAVIVMDKSTDVVDAIARLSYFYKHESCGQCTPCREGTGWLWMIMERMKVGNAKLEEIDMLQELTKQIEGHTICALGDAAAWPVQGLIRHFRPELERRIKEHAAKELLEAERRGLLEAAA from the exons ATG GCACCCCTGAGGGGCATTCTCAATCTTCAAAGAATAGGGAAAATTCAGCGCCACTGTGACATCTGGGGTGCTGGCTATAGCAGATTGTTCAGCACCCAGGCTGCTTCAACGTCCAGTACCCCTCAGCCTCCACCCCCTCCACCTCCAGAGAGAACTCATTTTGGTGGCCTGAAAGACGAGGATCGTATTTTCACTAATTTATATGGATTGCATAGTCCCTTTCTTGAAGGTGCTATGAAACGTGGTGACTGGCATAGAACAAAGGACTTGGTTGTGAAGGGTGCTGACTGGATTGTCAATGAAATGAAGAAGTCTGGTCTCCGTGGACGTGGTGGTGCTGGTTTTCCATCAGGTCTCAAGTGGTCGTTCATGCCAAAAGTATCTGATGGTCGTCCGTCATACCTTGTTGTCAATGCAGATGAAAGTGAACCTGGAACCTGCAAGGACAGAGAAATTATGAGGCATGATCCTCACAAACTGCTCGAGGGATGCCTAATTGCGGGGGTAGGAATGAGGGCCAGCGCTGCTTACATATATATTAGAGGTGAATATGTGAATGAACGTTTGAATCTGCAGAAGGCAAGAGAAGAAGCTTATAAAGCTGGGCTCTTGGGGAAAAACGCATGTGGATCTGGCTATGACTTTGATGTTTATATCCATTATGGTGCTGGTGCCTATATATGTGGTGAAGAGACTGCACTTTTGGAAAGTCTTGAAGGCAAGCAAGGAAAACCGAGATTGAAGCCTCCTTTCCCAGCTAATTCCGGACTCTATGGATGTCCTACAACTGTCACAAATGTGGAAACAGTTGCTGTATCCCCCACCATTTTAAGGCGTGGCCCCGAATGGTTTGCTAGTTTTGGCAGGAAGAACAATGCAGGGACAAAACTATTCTGCATTTCAGGTCATGTCAACAAGCCTTGCACAGTTGAAGAGGAAATGAGCATCTCGTTGAAGGAATTGATTGAGAGGCACTGTGGTGGAGTGCGAGGTGGATGGGACAATTTACTTGCAGTGATTCCCGGGGGTTCCTCGGTTCCTTTGCTTCCCAAACCCATATGTGATGATGTGCTGATGGATTTTGATGCTCTTAAGGCTGTTCAATCTGGTTTGGGGACTGCTGCTGTAATTGTGATGGATAAATCAACTGATGTTGTAGATGCCATCGCAAGGTTATCTTATTTCTACAAGCACGAGAGTTGTGGTCAATGTACTCCATGTAGGGAAGGAACAGGGTGGCTGTGGATGATTATGGAGAGGATGAAAGTTGGAAATGCAAAGTTGGAGGAGATTGATATGCTTCAAGAATTAACAAAGCAGATTGAGGGGCATACCATTTGTGCTTTGGGTGATGCTGCTGCATGGCCTGTACAGGGTCTGATTAGGCATTTCCGTCCAGAGTTAGAGAGAAGGATCAAAGAGCATGCAGCCAAGGAGTTGCTCGAGGCTGAAAGAAGAGGTCTGCTTGAGGCTGCTGCTTAG